The following proteins come from a genomic window of Mammaliicoccus sp. Marseille-Q6498:
- a CDS encoding PadR family transcriptional regulator, with product MSIRTQMRKGLLDACILSIIQSQAVYGYELSQKLNEYQFLEVSEGTIYPILLRLLNKEFIYSEYKPSEQGPKRKYYYITDKGREELKIVIHEWNQIKEPINELLKGSKDDD from the coding sequence ATGTCAATACGTACTCAAATGAGAAAGGGACTGTTGGATGCATGTATATTGTCTATCATTCAATCACAAGCTGTATATGGCTATGAGCTTTCACAAAAACTAAATGAATATCAATTTTTAGAAGTAAGTGAAGGTACAATTTATCCGATACTTTTAAGGTTGTTAAATAAAGAGTTTATATATAGTGAATATAAACCGAGTGAACAAGGTCCGAAAAGAAAATATTATTATATAACGGATAAAGGACGAGAAGAATTAAAAATTGTAATTCATGAATGGAATCAAATTAAAGAACCGATTAATGAATTGTTAAAAGGGAGTAAAGATGATGACTAA
- a CDS encoding DUF1295 domain-containing protein: MAFLVTINIILCVVLMSYNFVVMNKKKRINHYALSISIALNGLVSFIIIKEINFITIAVMIILIIWAFLHTWIQIKYAPNYIESQFFVLYIITIVFSMSLNVVYLDSKLSVYQSVPYLGVSLFIFGQIIAYLSLFTQPVESEGKRLAKIYQKGIYRYFIHPRLIGEVLTILSLICMVILTPHWFLLVPVFLIYVLLIFWQKLFKTSYYVSP; encoded by the coding sequence ATGGCATTTCTCGTTACAATTAATATCATACTGTGTGTCGTCTTAATGTCATATAATTTTGTCGTTATGAATAAGAAAAAGCGTATCAATCATTACGCACTTTCTATATCCATTGCTTTGAATGGTTTAGTTTCCTTTATAATTATTAAAGAGATCAACTTCATCACGATAGCAGTAATGATAATATTAATTATATGGGCATTTTTACATACATGGATTCAAATCAAATACGCTCCAAACTATATAGAAAGTCAATTTTTTGTTCTGTACATTATCACGATTGTTTTTAGCATGTCTTTAAACGTTGTGTATTTAGACAGCAAACTTTCTGTTTATCAATCTGTACCTTATTTAGGTGTCAGTTTATTTATATTCGGACAAATTATTGCTTACCTTTCACTTTTTACCCAACCAGTAGAATCTGAAGGAAAAAGATTAGCTAAAATTTACCAAAAAGGTATATATAGATATTTTATTCATCCACGTTTAATAGGAGAAGTTCTAACAATTTTATCGCTAATATGTATGGTAATACTTACACCACATTGGTTCTTATTAGTACCAGTATTCCTTATATATGTCCTATTAATCTTTTGGCAAAAGTTATTCAAAACATCTTATTATGTTTCTCCTTAA
- a CDS encoding GlsB/YeaQ/YmgE family stress response membrane protein has translation MGFILMLIVGGLIGWLAGVILGKDVPGGIIGNIIAGLIGSAIGGSLLGDLGPVWGGVAIIPALIGSIILILVLSFILKLIRK, from the coding sequence ATGGGCTTTATATTAATGTTAATAGTAGGCGGTCTGATTGGTTGGCTTGCAGGTGTTATATTAGGAAAAGACGTTCCTGGCGGCATTATAGGTAACATTATTGCCGGTTTAATAGGTTCTGCAATTGGTGGATCATTACTTGGAGATTTAGGTCCAGTATGGGGTGGAGTAGCAATTATACCAGCACTTATTGGTTCAATTATATTGATACTCGTACTATCATTCATCTTAAAATTAATCAGAAAATAA
- a CDS encoding YwiC-like family protein, with protein MFKFKKPNQHGVWSMIIIPIAFGIAVSGFSFLHLLLYIGVLSAYFMSDQVFFYLKKRKKDIGYLYTASIFLVALVLSFLTIVLYKHETIYIFLIMIPLSCVNAYYAKHNNERALTNDIIAVLIFCLFGVISVVINTSITHIQLWLTVFLLSFIYFFGTILYVKTMIREKKSKTYKWSSWIYHVCIVLIGLAIHPIIMVMYIPSLVRAILLYGRKIKMMHIGMIEIANSLFVLMIGSIYLY; from the coding sequence ATGTTTAAATTTAAAAAACCTAATCAACATGGTGTTTGGTCAATGATTATCATACCCATTGCATTTGGCATTGCAGTAAGTGGATTTTCATTTCTACATTTATTACTTTATATCGGTGTGCTATCCGCGTATTTTATGAGCGATCAAGTATTTTTCTATTTGAAAAAGAGAAAGAAAGATATTGGATATTTATATACAGCTTCAATATTTCTCGTCGCTCTAGTTTTATCATTTTTAACAATTGTTTTATATAAACATGAAACGATATATATATTTTTAATTATGATACCTTTATCATGCGTTAACGCTTATTACGCAAAGCACAATAACGAGAGAGCATTAACAAATGATATCATTGCCGTACTCATCTTTTGCTTATTCGGTGTTATTAGCGTCGTTATAAATACGTCTATTACGCATATACAATTATGGTTAACCGTATTTTTGTTAAGTTTTATTTATTTCTTTGGTACGATTTTATATGTAAAAACAATGATCAGAGAGAAAAAGTCTAAAACATATAAATGGAGTTCGTGGATTTACCATGTTTGTATTGTGTTAATAGGTCTAGCTATTCATCCAATTATTATGGTAATGTATATACCAAGTCTAGTTAGAGCAATTTTATTATACGGCAGAAAAATTAAAATGATGCACATCGGAATGATAGAAATAGCAAATTCACTCTTTGTATTAATGATAGGATCAATATATTTATATTAA
- a CDS encoding aldo/keto reductase: protein MVKLNNDVEIPELGLGVYKIEDADVERVVKTAIEAGYRAIDTAWFYKNEKALGKALKSIDIDREELFITTKLWNDFQGYDQTLKAFEESLNNLELTYIDMYLIHWPCPEDELFIETYKALEKLYKDGKIKAIGVCNFKEHHLETLIKHTDIVPAVNQIEFHPLFNQKELQQYCESKGIKVMAWSPLMRGGDWLNNEVLVGIADKYNKTVAQVIIKWHLQQGRLVIPKSQNDNRIKENFDVFDFELSDEDIKVIDGLNANERQFRDPDDVKIGDMK, encoded by the coding sequence ATGGTCAAATTAAATAATGACGTTGAAATACCAGAATTAGGATTAGGTGTTTATAAAATAGAAGATGCAGATGTTGAAAGAGTCGTTAAAACGGCGATTGAAGCTGGATATAGAGCGATTGATACTGCATGGTTTTACAAAAATGAAAAAGCATTAGGTAAAGCTTTGAAATCAATTGATATTGATCGTGAAGAACTGTTTATTACGACAAAATTATGGAATGATTTTCAAGGGTATGATCAAACACTTAAAGCATTTGAAGAATCATTAAATAATTTAGAACTTACATATATAGATATGTATTTAATTCATTGGCCATGTCCTGAAGATGAATTATTTATTGAAACATACAAAGCGTTAGAAAAGCTTTATAAAGATGGAAAAATAAAAGCAATTGGCGTATGTAATTTTAAAGAACATCATTTAGAAACTTTAATTAAGCATACAGATATTGTACCTGCAGTTAATCAAATTGAATTTCATCCATTGTTCAACCAAAAAGAACTTCAACAATACTGTGAAAGTAAAGGTATTAAAGTAATGGCTTGGAGTCCACTGATGAGAGGTGGAGATTGGTTGAATAATGAAGTGTTAGTTGGCATTGCAGATAAATATAATAAAACCGTAGCACAAGTCATCATCAAATGGCATTTACAACAAGGTAGACTTGTTATTCCAAAATCTCAAAATGACAATAGAATTAAAGAAAACTTCGATGTATTTGATTTTGAATTAAGTGATGAAGACATCAAAGTAATAGATGGATTGAACGCTAATGAAAGACAATTTAGAGATCCTGATGATGTTAAAATTGGAGATATGAAGTAA
- a CDS encoding pseudouridine synthase — MRINKFLSEAGVCSRRGADKWISANRVKINDELATLGSQVEASDIVKVDDEVITIDKGYVYIALNKPRGVTSTTERHVKGNVVDYVNHHERIFHIGRLDKDSEGLLLLTSDGDIVNEILRAENEHEKEYIVSVDKPITKDFIKEMSNGVKILDQMTLPAKVEQVNDRTFKIVLTQGLNRQIRRMCEALGYDVRKLKRIRIMNVTLDNLKYGEWRDLTKDEFELLIQSLGYTPKRERMESN, encoded by the coding sequence ATGAGAATTAATAAATTTCTAAGTGAAGCTGGCGTTTGTTCTAGACGTGGTGCGGATAAATGGATTAGCGCAAATCGCGTAAAGATAAATGACGAACTGGCTACTTTAGGTTCACAAGTTGAAGCGTCAGACATTGTAAAAGTCGATGATGAAGTGATTACGATCGATAAAGGTTATGTGTATATCGCATTAAATAAGCCTCGTGGTGTTACTTCTACGACTGAGAGGCATGTTAAAGGTAATGTAGTAGATTATGTAAATCATCATGAAAGAATTTTTCATATCGGAAGATTGGATAAAGATTCTGAAGGTTTATTGCTGCTAACGAGCGATGGTGATATTGTTAATGAAATTTTAAGAGCTGAAAATGAACATGAAAAAGAGTACATAGTATCAGTTGATAAGCCAATAACTAAAGATTTTATTAAAGAAATGTCTAACGGTGTGAAAATATTAGACCAAATGACTTTACCTGCTAAAGTAGAACAAGTAAATGATAGAACGTTTAAAATTGTGTTAACGCAAGGTTTGAATCGTCAAATTAGAAGAATGTGTGAAGCATTAGGCTATGACGTGAGGAAATTAAAACGCATTCGGATTATGAATGTTACTTTAGACAACTTAAAGTATGGAGAATGGCGAGATTTAACGAAAGATGAATTTGAATTACTCATACAATCACTAGGTTATACGCCGAAAAGAGAGCGTATGGAATCTAACTAA